The Pyxidicoccus sp. MSG2 DNA segment GTTGTCCGAGAGCGTCACGGTCGCGCCCGACGTGCCCAGGGTGTAGCCGGCGGTGGCCGTGAGCGTCACGACGACCGTCTCGCTCCCCTCCTTCACCGCATCATCGATGGGAGCGACGGGCAGCCCCACCGACGTGACCCCGGCCGGAAGGGTCAGCGGCGAGGTGAGCGCCGCGTAGTCCGTGCCCTGGGTCGCGGTCCCCGTCACCGTGAAGGAGATGGGGAGGTCGGATCTGGGCGCGGGGACGGCCGTCACGGAGAACAGGCCGCCATTCGCGTTGGCCTCACCCGCCGCGGAGTCCGTCGCGGTGATGCGCAGCTCCGGCTTCTCGTCGTCGAAGAGGTTCACCGTGGCCGCGGTGCTCGTGGCGAGCTGGTACGAGACATCCGCCACCAGCGTGACGGTGACGGCCTCCTTGCCTTCCACGAGCACGTCATCCGCGGGCTGCACCACCAGCACCGCCGAGGCCGCGCCTTCCGGGATGACCACCGAGGTCGCCAGGGGCTGGTAGTCGCTCGTGCTGGACGCGCTCCCGCTCACCGCCAGCAACACCGTGAGCGACGCCTGCGTCGGTCCGGTGCGGCTCACGGTGAATGCCCCCGGGTTCGAGGGCTCGGCGGCCTCCGCGTCGGTCGCCGTCACGGTGACGACGGGCTGCTCATCATCCAGCAGCGACACCGTCGCGGAGGCGCTGGTATGAACCTGATACGCCGCGTCCTCCAGCAGCGTCAGGATGACGGTCTCCTTGCCCTCGACGAGGGCGTCATCCAACGCCGTGAGCACCACGTTCGCCGAGGCCACGCCGGCCGGAATCGTCACCGTGCCCGGCAGGGCGACGTAGTCCGTCTCCGCCGCCGTTCCGGCCAGGGCGTAGCGAACCGTGAGCGCCGAGGTCGTCGGTCCGGTCCGGGCCACCGAGAACCGCGCCGTGTCGGTGCCCGGCTCCGCGCCCAGGGAATCCGCTGCGCTCACCGTCACCACCGGCAGCTCGTTGTCCAGCAGCGTCACCGTCCCGCTCGCCGTGGTCCCCAGCTTGTAGGTCGGGTCCGGAGCGACGGTCAGCACCACCGTTTCCTTGCCCTCCACGTCCGCGTCATCCACGGGCAGCACGTCGACACTCACCGAGTTCACGCCCGCCGGCATCGTCACCGCGCCTGAGAGGGCGGTGAAGTCGGCGCCGGAGGTGGCCGTCCCCGTCAGGCCATACCGGACGGTCAGCACCTGGCCGGAGACACCGCCCGAGCGGGTGAGCGTGAAGCGGCCGATGTCCGTCCCCGGCTCGGCGCCCGTCGCATCCGAGGCCGAGACGCTCACCGTGGGCGACTGGACATAGACGTAGATGGACGAAGACGTGGTGACGGCGCCGCTGGCGTCGTACGCCTTCGCGGAGAGGATGTAGGTCGCGGCCACCAGCCCGTCGAGCTGGAAGGTGAAGGGCGCCTCGCTGTCCTCACCCAGCTTCGTGGAGCCCTGGTACAGCTCGACGCGGGAGACGGGGCCCTCCACGTCGGAGGCAGCCACCTCGAAGGTCACCGTGGCGGGGGCGGCGAAGGCCGAGCCATGGGCCGGGGAGGTGATGCGCACCGTCGGCGCATCGTTCACCGGAGTCACCGTCAGCGTGGCGACGGCGAGCGGAGAGCTCTCCATGCCGTCATGCGCCTGGAACGTGAAGCTGTCAGTCCCGGCGTAGTTCAACTCCGGCCGGTAGAGCGGGCTCGGCAGCGAGCCCGAAAGCGTGCCGTGCGCGGGCGGGTCCACCACCGTCCACGTCAGCAGGTCCCCGTCGGCGTCGAAGGCCGTGAGGGCGAAGGCCTTCGAGGAGTCCTCGGTCAGCGTGGCGCTCTGGCTGTTGGCGAGCGGCCGCGCGTTGAGGGCCACGCTCCAGTGCTGGAGCGTCACGCCGCCGACGCCGTCCGACACCGCGACGCGCACCGAGTGGGTTCCCACCGCCGTGGGCGCGTAGGTGAACGAGGCGGTGTTGCTCCCGACGGAAGCGCCGTCCACGCTCCACGCGTAGGACAGCACCTGGCCGTCGGCGTCTTCCGCGAGGACGGCCAGCTCCACCGAGCCCGCCGGCCCCAGCTTGACCCGTCCCGCCGGAAGCGCGCTGCTGATGACGGGGGGCCGGTTCACCCGGGTGTAGTCGACATGGGCGAACCCCGTCGCCGCATCGACGGTGAGCGGCGCATCCAGGCTCGCCACCGCGAAATCCCCGCTCGCGACATCCACGATGCGGAAGGACTTCAGCACGGCGGGGTCTCCCACGGCGGAGTCCGTCATCCGCACGAGGAAGCGCTTCTCCGCGAGCGTGGCGGGGAGCAGGTCCGTGAAGTCGAACACGAACGTGGCATCCACGGCCGCCGACGTGGAGCCATTGAAGGCCCTCGCGCCACCCGTGTACCAGACCGTCGTCGAGTTCCACACCGTCGGGTCCACCGGCCCCGCGTCCACCGCCCCCGAGTCACGTCCTCCGCCCTGCCCCGCGTCCTGCTCGCCCGTCGAGCCACCGCCCTGGCCTCCGGGCCGGCCCGCATCCTCCTCGCCCGCCCCCACCAGGAACCCGCGTCCCTCGCCGGCCCAGGCCACCGCGTCCTGGAACGCCGACACCGGCATGCCGAACCCCACCTCGGTGAAGCCCAGTGTGAGCGCGAGCTGGTTGCGACGCAGGTGGTTGACCTTCACTTCCGCCACGAGCTTCGGCGTGTAGTTGGGACGCACGGTGAGGTGGTAGACGGAGTCGCCCTGGAAGATGGGGACGCGGCCCGTGCTCGGGCCGCCGGTGACGGCCGACACCGCCCGCAGCGCGTCGTAGGCCATCCAGGTGAAGCCTCCTTCGTTCCAGCCCGTGCCCCAGGAGTTGGCGATGCGCAGCGCGCCCTTCTCGCCCGGGTCCACCACGTTGTTCTTGTTGATGTCGGCCCAGATGGTGTCGTCGTACCCGACGATGGTCATCGCATGGGAGCCGTTGTAGCCGTTCTGCCAGTAGGTGACGTACTTGCCCGCGAACGCGTCGTCATCCGGCGTGGACGGGTCGTTCTTGATGGACATGCTCTGCCACGAATTGACGTACGTCCCGTAGACGAGGACGTAGCCATTGGCCAGCAGCTCCTTCACCCGCTGCAGGCCGTCCGGGGTGCTCACCTGGCTGATGTACTGCACGGGGTTCGCCCGAAACGGGAGCGCACCGCGCCACACCGCCGGGTCCACCGGCCAGGCCGTGTAGTTGGAGTCGTAGGGGATGTTGGCCCAGCTCGTCGCCCCCTGGCGCGCGAGCAGGCTGTAGGCGCTGGAGATGTAGCTGCCCTCGTCCACGCCATTGTTGATGAAGTTGTAGGTCCACTTCGGAGAGAACAGCCGCGTGTTGTCGGTGCTGTGCTTCGCATCCCAGCCATACATGAGCGCGACGGTGTGGCTGAGCTGGTAATACGTCGTGGCCCACGCGGTGCACGAGCCAATCGACCCCTGGCTGCGAATGGGCGGGAAGAAGTCCAGCACGCTGTTGTCGACATGCGACGGCAGCACCGCGAACGAGGCGACCCCGGACGGCGCGCGCAGGCCCGGGCCGAGGACTTCCTCACCCACCGCCGCGGCGGTGGACATCGACAATGCCCGCTCGCCCCTCGCACGCCGGAGCTCGTTCATGCGCTCCAGCGCGATGCGGTTCGGGAGGACCTGACGGACCTCGTGACCTTCCGAGCGAAGCTGTTCGACCTCCCGGGTCGTCAGGGGCTTCAAACCGGTGGCGCCGGACTCACGGGACGACTGCGCCAGGGCAGGCACTCCCCCCGCGAGCAACAGTCCGCCGACGAGTAACGCGCATAGATGATTTCGTGGTGACACGCACTTGCTCCAATCAATGAACAACGAGCTCTTTGAAGACGAGAAACACCACCCACGTCGTGACGTGTGCTCGAGGCCAGGTCTCGCGGAGGTGAATGGTGGCGCGCGCTCAGGCAAGCCCCGGGCCACGGACGAACCGTGGCTCGCTCAGGGGAGGACACCGCGCGGGCCGCGTGAAATCACGTCTGACTGTGGGCGTTGCTCCCCATCGAAGTGGGGGCGCGAGCCCACGGTCCGTCATGTTTCATGATTGGGTCATCAACGACTTGCAGCCTTCGAGAAACCGGCTCGTGCGGCTCACTTCTTCCTGGAAGGAACTCCCAGCATGCGCAGCGCCAGCTCGGCGTGAGCGTCCGCGAGGGTGTCGATATCCAACGCGCCTCCCGGCTCGTACCAGTACGGCAGGCGCACGCCCATCGCGGCAATCGCGCGCGCGGCGACGAGGGGATGCGGAGGAGCGAAGCGCCCCTTCGACACGCCGCGCTCGATGACCTCCATCAGCAGCGCGGCGGACTGCTCCCGGAGGGCCTGCGCCGGAGCCGCCAGCTCCGGCGTCAGGGCGTAGAACTCCTCGTTCACCACCAGGGCGAGCTGCGGGTGCTCCGCGTGAGCGCGGGTGTGGGCGCGGACGAGCGCGCGCACCTGCTCGGCCGGCTCGGAGCCCGCGTCCAGCAGCGCGGTCCGGAGCACCTCGTGGAGCGCCTCGTGGCCGATACGCACCAGCTCCGCGAGCACGTGGTCCTTGGAGGGGAAGTGCGCGTACAGCGCGCTGGGCCGCAGCTCCAGGACCGCGGCCAGGTCCCGAATCGACGTGTCGTGGAACCCCTTGCTCGCGAAGAGCTGCAGGGCCGTCTCCAGGATGCGCCGGCGCGTGCCCTCGGGGGCCGCGGAGGGCGGAAGGCTCGCGTGCTGGGCTCGCAGCCGCGAGCGGGGAGGGAGGCTCATGAAGGACCTTGAAAAACGAACGTTCGTTCAGATAGCGTGGTGGCGCTGCTGAGAGCATTTCTACTCGAACCCGTGAATGGCCGTTCGTTCAGGCGGCCGCAGACAGGAGACCGGGCATGCCGATGCTTCCGCTCGATGGGGTCTCCCTCCACTGCGACACGGCGGGCGACGGGACACCGGTGCTGCTCCTCCATGGCCTGGGTTCCTCCGGGAAGGACTGGGAGCTCGTCACCCCGCGGCTCGCGAAGCGCCACCGGGTCCTCGTCCCGGATGCGCGGGGACATGGCCGGAGCGAGACGCCCGCGGGGAAGTACGGCGTGCCGCTCTTCACGCGAGACATCGCCGCGCTGTGCGACGCGCTGGGCCTGGGCCGGGTGCACGTGGTGGGGCTGTCGATGGGCGGGATGATGGGCTTCCAGCTCGCGGTGGACCGGCCGGACCTGGTGCGCAGCCTGGTCATCGTCAACAGCGGGCCGGAGCTGAAGGCACGGACGCTGCGCCGGAAGTTCGACTTCGCGTTGCGGCTGGTGGTGCTGCGACTGCTGGGGCCCATGCGCATGGCCAGGATTCTCGCGCCACGGCTGTTTCCCAAGCCGGAGCAGGCGGACCTGCGGCAGCGCGTGCTGGACACCCTCGGACACAATGACCCGGGTGCGTACCTGCGCGCGACGCGCGGGCTGCTCGGGTGGAGCGTGCTGGAGCGCGTGAAGGACATCACCTGTCCCGTGCTGGTGCTCCACTCCGAGCGTGACTACACGCCGCTGTCCGAGAAGCAGGCCTACGTCGACCTGCTCCGGGACGCACGCCTCCAGGTGTTGAGCGACTCCGGGCATGCGGCGCCGCTGGACCAGCCCGAGCAGCTCGCCGAGGCGGTGGAGACCTTCCTCCGCGAAGTCGAGGGCGCGGCTCCGGCCACGCGCGGCCTGGGCTGAGCGGTCCGAACTTCCCCGAAGGAGGCAGGCCCATGTCGATGAGTCGGAGTGTTGGCGCGCTCGCGCGGATGCTGCTCGTGTGTCTCGCAATCTTCACGGGGGCGCCGGCCCAGGCCGGTGCCTGGGTAGCCGGCGCCCATGGCGGCCGGAGCTTCCAGCTCTGGGTCCCCGAGGGCTACCAGGCCGGAGCGCAGCTCCCGCTGGTGGTGGCGCTGCACGGCTGCCTCCAGAACCCGGACCAGTTCGCCGGCCTGACGCGGCTGAACGTGAAGGCGGACGCGGAGAAGTTCCTGGTGCTCTATCCAAACCAGGCGCTCTTCGCCAATCCCACGCAGTGCTGGAACTTCATGCTCGGGAGCAACCAGGAGCGCGGCACGGGCGAGCCGGCGCTGATTGTCGGCATGGTGGACCTGGTGAAGCAGCACTACGCGGTGGACGCGCGCCGCGTGTACATCGGCGGGGTGTCCGCGGGGGCCGTCATGGCGGGCACACTGCTGGCCTGCTACTCGGACGTCTTCGCAGCCGGCATGGTGGGCGCGGGAGCGATGTACAAGGCGGCCACGACGATTTCAGGCACGGCCTGGGCCATGTCGTTCGGCAGCATCTACCACCCGGATGACCGGGGCCGCGACGCGTGGGTGTGCTCGGGGCGGCCGCGCCGGACGGTGCCGGTGCTCGTCATGCACGGCACCGAGGACGACGTCGTCAACCCCATCAATGGCGAGCAGGCGGTGCGGCAGTTCCTGCAGACCAGTGATTACGGCGACGACGGTGTGAGCAACGACAGCGTGCGCTACGTGCCGACCTGGACGGGGAGCGCCAGCGTGCCCGGGGGCCGGACCTACACCGTGAAGGACTACGTCTACGGCGGCGAATTGCTGGCGAGACACTTCGAAGTCCGGGGCATGGGCCACGCCTGGCCCGGGGGTGATTCGCGCTACCCCTTCGCGGACCCCTCGGGGCCGGACGCCACCACCTTCATGTGGGACTTCTTCCGGCAGCACGCGCTGGACGCGCCGTAGACACGACGTCGCCCCCGGTCGACAGCCCCGGGGGCGACGGTTGCGACGGTGCTCCGCCGTGCGGCGGGAGCTACATCGTCGGCATGAAGATCTTCAGCCCGGTGCGGCCACCGGCGCCCAGCGTGTTGCGCTCGATGAAGTCGCTCACGGACGAACGGCCGTCGCCGGTGGTGATGGCGGTGTGGCCGTACTTGCTGCCCGCCGCCGTGGAGGTCTTCTCCCACGTGAGGACGAGGCCCGGAATCTTCAGCGCCTCCTCGAGCGACATGTTGACCTGCTTGAACTTGTCGCGCGGCAGGTTGTTGTCAATCTGGTTGCCGTTGCCCCACACCTTGAAGCCGAAGGCGTTCTGGATGGCCTTGCTCACGCCCGTGGCGCACAGGCCCTGGCTGTTGTAGCCGCCGATGCTCATCGCCGCCGCGCGGCCCGCCTCCGCGAGCTTGCGCATCGCGGGGGTCGCCTTGCCCGGAGCCGAGGCGCCGCTGCTGCCCTCGGTCTTCCCGCCGCCCTTCGTACCGCCAGAGCTCTTCGTGCCACCGGAGCTCTTCGTGCCGCCCTTGGTGCCCTCGAAGCTGTCCTTCCCGCCGTGGCCGGGAATGCGCAGGGTCTTCCCCGCGATGATGAGGTTCGGGTTGGAGATGTTGTTGGCTTTCGCCAGGGCCGAGACGCTGGTCTTGAAACGGGTCGCGAGGGCCGAGAGGGTGTCGCCGGAGCGGATGCGGTAGGTGGACATGGGAATCTCCTGGAGCGATTGTCGCCACGGCCCTCCCGGAGTTGCGCGGAATTTCCCAAGCTCTTGGAATTCACCCGAATTCATGGGTTCTGGCCGGATAATCCCGAGTAAAATCAAGAACCTGGGCGACGGGTAGGAATGGCCCCCGCCGCCCGGGTCTCCGGAACTACGGCTTGCTGATGAAGAGTTCGTACGCGCCGACGCCCGAGTAGTTCACCACGCGGAAGCGGTAGTACGCGGCCGTGCCCGGGTAGGAGATGTTCTCCACCGCCGTGGAGCTCTCGCTCGCGGCCACCTGCACCCAGGCGGCGCCGTCCCAGCGGTCCAGGTACAGGTCGAAGTCCGTGCCGCCCGGACCCGTGAGGCAGGCGGCATGGGTGCCGCTCACGGTGCTCTGGTAGTAGGTGCCGCCGGGGTGGATCTGCGTCTGCCCGTTCGCACCGCTGAACGTGCCCGTGTAGCGCGTGCCGGGGCAGGTGGAGCCGGTGCTCACCGTCACGTTCTGCGTCGCGGTGCCGGTGGCGCCCACGTTGTCCGTCACCGTCAATTGCACCGCGTACGTGCCCGCGGCGGTGTACGTCTTGCTCGGGCTCGTCGCGCTCGACGTCGTGCCGTCGCCAAAGGCCCAGCTGCGCGAGGCGATGGTGCCATCCGCATCCGTCGAGGTGTCGCTGAAGGTGGCCGTCAGGCTGCTCGTGGTGAAGTTGAAGTTGGCCACCGGGGACTGGTTGGCCGCCCCGCCCGTCAGGTCCACCTTCCACGCACCACGGCCGTAGGTGCCGGCCACGAGGACGTGCGGCACGTCGTCCACTTCGAGGTCCATGACGACCAGACCCAGCGGCAGGCCGGCGGAGAACGGCACGAAGTTGTCGCCGCCGTCGGTGCTCTCGTACACGCCGACGTCGGTGGCCACGAAGACGCGGTTGGTGTCCACCGGGTCGATGGCCACGCTGTTGGCCGGCACGTTGGGCAGGCCCGCGCCCACGGCGGACCACGTCGTGCCGCCGCTGGTCGAGCGGAACAGCTTGTTGCCGCCGAAGGCCGCGCGCGTGGCGAACACGCGCAGCCGGTTGTTCGGCGTCATCGCCACGTCGGACACGGTGCCGCCCGGGTAGTTCCCGGTGACGTTGGTCCACGTCACGCTCGCGGCCGCCGCGTCCACGGCGGAGAAGAGGGTGCCGCTGGACGTGCCGACGTAGGTGGGGATGGTGGTGCCCGTCAGCATGGGCGTGATGACCGCCACGCGCGCGCCCAGGTTCGCCGAGATGGCCGTCCACGTCATGGGGTTCGTGGACGTGGTACCGCGATACACCGTGTCACTGGCCACGAAGATGCGGTTGCTGGCCACCGCCAGCGGGGTGACCCAGGGGAAGTTCGCGGAGGCGGTGATGCCCGTCGTCGCCAGTTTGCTGAAGCTGTTGGGAGTCCCGCCCGTGGTGGAGCGGTAGACGCTGGGCAGGTTGCTGGAAGGGTAGCTCGTCTGGAACACGTTGTTCGTGTTGGTGGGGTCCACCGCGTTCATGAAGCCGTCGCCGCTGACGAACGTCAGGTCCCACACGGGACTCGAGGTACGGCGCGAGGACGAGTTGTCCTGCGCGCCGCCGAAGACGGTGTCCGCGTTGGTGGGGTGCACGGCCAGGTCGTAGAACTGCGTCACGTTCAGGTTCGAGTTCATGTTGACGAAGCCCGTGCCACCGTTGTCCGTGCGCCACAGACCGCCGTCGCTGCCAATCCAGAAGCGGTTGCCGTTGGTGCGCGAGTACAGGACGACGTGGATGTCCTGATGCACCGTCTGGCCGGAGCCCCACGTCGTGGTGAGGAAGGTGAACGTCGTGCCGCCATCGGTCGAGCGCGCCGGGCGGATGGCGCCCACCAGCACCTGATTCACGTCCGTGGGGTGCACGGAGATGGCCTGGTTGTAGGTGCACTGGCCCTCGCACGCGCCACTGGTGCGCAGGGTCCACGTCGCCGCGCCGTCCATGGAGCGGTAGACTTGGCCGCCCTGCAGCACGTAGAGCACCTGCGCGTCGCTCGGCGCCATGGACAAGCGCATGCGGGTGCCCGACGGCGTCATACCGCTGCTGGAGTTCGTCCACGTGGCACCGCCGTCGGTGGACTTGTAGACGCCCTGGCCGGGGACGCTCGCGTACGCCGTCGCGCTGCCCGGGGCGAAGACGATGTCCTCCACGTTGAAGCTGAGCACGCGCGTCCACGTGGCGCCCCGGTCCGCCGAGCGGAACATCCCGGGTCCCGTAGGGGAGGTGGAGCCGGTGCAGCTGCCGGCGCCGCCCGCGAGCACCACGTTGGTATTCGTCGGCTGCACGGCCACGGCGTTGACGATGGACAGCGGCATCGCGGTGGCGCCCGAGCCGTTCTTCGCGACCCACGTGGTGCCGCCGTCCGTGCTCAGGAAGACGCCCTGGCCGAAGTAGCCCGCGCACCCGCCGCCGTTCTTGTCGCCCGTGCCCACCCAGACGTTGTTGGGCGTGGCCGGCTCCACGAGGATGGCGCCGATGGGCAGCGTGCCCACGGAGTCGAACAGCGGCGTCCAGCTGGTGCCCGCGTTCGTGGTCTTCCACACGCCGCCCGCGGCGCTGCCGAAGTAGACGGTGTTCTCGTCCGTCGGGTGCGGGACGACGGCGTTCACACGGCCCGAGACGCGGCCCATGGTCCAGGAGCCCATGCTCATGGCCGACGGGCCCATGGACGTCCACACCTCGCCGGCGAGGGTGAGCTGGTTCTCTCGTGCGCGCCGCTGCTGGCGCAGGTCGTTGACGGCCCTGGCGCGCTCGGACCGCGGGTTGGCGCGCACCTTGTCCAGCCCGCGCGACTCCATGAACCAGCGCTTGCGCTCTTCAATCTCCCGCGTCTCATCCCGGGGACCGCCGCGCCCCTCCCGTTCCTCTTCTTCCCGCTCCTGCGCCCAGGCACTGCTTCCCAGCATCGACAGCGCGAGCGCGACGAACGCGCCCCGGCGTGCAGACAACGTCGGCTTCATCAGGTCCCCTCCCCTTCTGGCCACGCATCAGGGTGACGCGCGGCGCGGCGAACCGGGCACGGCCCCCGCATTCAGGGACGAAGGTCGCGGAGAGAGAGTCGCGGCCGGGGCACGCAACGTAGCGCCCGGGCCTGACTCGCACGGAAGGGAAATCGCCCGCCGCGAGGCGTCACGTGCACGGTGGCGTCCGCCGTCGACGGAGAAGTGCACCCCGCAACGGCGAAGGCCTCGGCGCATGCGCGGTGAGCGCCGGCCGGCCCGCGCCTCATCGGAGCGGAGCGCGCGCCACCATCGCCAGCGCGCCCGTCCCATGCGGCGGGCCGCATGAGCCCAGGTCCTCTTCCCCGAGCATCACTCCATCGCACCCGGAGTCGATCCGGGTCACTCCCGCGGCAACGCGGAGAAATGGGCGCGCACAGGCCGCGGAGGGATGGGATAGGAGCCGCGCCGACGCCATGGACACGCACGTCGCGAAGTCTCCCGCCTTGAAGGCCCTGCTGCTCACGACGGTGGGGTTCGCCCTGCGCGACGCGTACCCGTACCTTCCGACGGTGCTGAGCGGGGGCCCCGGGCTCTTCGTCGCGGTGGGCGTGTCGTTCTGCCTCCTCGCGCAGGTGTGGGGGCGGCTCACTGGAGTGAGGAGGGCTGCGCGGCCATGGCTTCTTCCGGCACGCGGGCTGGGGGGGCGCAACCTCGCGCTGGGCTTCGCGGCCGGGTTCGCGTTCAAGGGGCTCACCTCGGAAGCCCGTGAGGCCCTACCTGCCCGCGGCGTGGTGCCTCACCCGCCGCTGAGTGCCTGGACGAGCTGCACGGCATCCGTGGGGAGCAGCGCGCGATTCAGGTCGAACACCTGCTCGCCGTTCACGAAGAAGCGCATGTGCGGGCGCATCTGGTCCTGCTCGTTGACGACGCGGAAGCGCAGGCCCGGGTAGCGACGGTCGAGGTCAGCGAGCACCTCCGAGAGCGTGCCGCCTTCGGCCTCGACCTCGCTCTTGCGCGTGTACGAGAGGAGCGGACTGGGAATCAGCACCTTCATGACTCGCACTCCCCCGTGGCTCAGGCCAGCTCGATGGCTTCCACCGCGTAGATTTCAGGAAGGTTCCGCGCGAGACACGTCCACCGTTCGCCTTCGTCACGGCTGCCCCACAGCTCACCGCTCGTGGTGCCGAAGTACAGGCCGACCGGGTCCAACGTGTCCACGCACATCGCCTGGCGCTTCACCGTCCACCAGGCCTGGCTCTCCGGAAACCCCGAGGCCAGGCGCTGCCAGCGCTTGCCGCCGTTGCGCGTGACGTACACGGAGGGCGTACCGCCCGGGCTGGTGCGCGGCCACACCGTCGTGCCGTCCATGGGGAACACCCACGCCGTGTCCGCGTCGCGCGGGTGCACCGCCATCGGAAAGCCGATGTCCCCGACGCGCCGGGGCATGTTGCGCCCGATGCGCGTCCACTCGTTCGACGGCCGGTCGAGGCGATAGATGCCGCAGTGGTTCTGCTGGTACAGCCGGTCGGGGTTGCTCGGGCACAGGCGCACGCAGTGCGGGTCGTGGAAGCCGACGTTCGCCGGGTCGAAGCCCTCGACGACCTCCATGCCGCGCACGAGCGGCGCCCAGGTCCTGCCCGCGTCCGTCGACTCGTGCACGCCGCCACTCGACATGGCCATGTAGAGGTGCGCGGCATCGCGCGGGTCCACGATGACCGAGTGCAGCTTCGGCCCATCCGGCGTGCCGTCCTGCTCGCCGCCCATCCAGGCCCGGTACTGTGGGTGGTCGTTGAGCCCGGACACGGGCTCCCAGCTGACGCCGCCATCCTCGGAGCGGAAGAGCCCCTGCGGTGACGTCCCCGCGTACCAGGCGTTCGGCTCGCTCGCGTGGCCGGGCGTCAGCCAGAAGGTGTGGTCGACGACGCGGCCCTTCTCGCCCTCTGGCGCCTTCGCGAAGGCCGGCGGACGCGCCGCTTCCTTCCACGTGCGCCCGAAGTCCATGGAGCGGAAGACGGTGGGCCCGAGGTGCCCCGTCTTCGCCGCGGCCAGGAGCGTGCGGCCATCGCGCGGGTCGAGCACGACGTGGCTGATGATGTGGCCGAGGAAGTGAGGGCCGTCCACGCGCCACGTCCGACGCCTGTCATCGCCGTGGTACAGCCACGCGCCCTTGCGCGTCGCGACGAGCACCAGCACGCGGCCCTGGGCGCCGCGCCGTGGGGCGCGCTCGGGCGCCGCCTTCCGCTTCTTCAAACCCGCTGCGAGCTTCCGGG contains these protein-coding regions:
- a CDS encoding alpha/beta fold hydrolase; translated protein: MPMLPLDGVSLHCDTAGDGTPVLLLHGLGSSGKDWELVTPRLAKRHRVLVPDARGHGRSETPAGKYGVPLFTRDIAALCDALGLGRVHVVGLSMGGMMGFQLAVDRPDLVRSLVIVNSGPELKARTLRRKFDFALRLVVLRLLGPMRMARILAPRLFPKPEQADLRQRVLDTLGHNDPGAYLRATRGLLGWSVLERVKDITCPVLVLHSERDYTPLSEKQAYVDLLRDARLQVLSDSGHAAPLDQPEQLAEAVETFLREVEGAAPATRGLG
- a CDS encoding Calx-beta domain-containing protein, with the translated sequence MNELRRARGERALSMSTAAAVGEEVLGPGLRAPSGVASFAVLPSHVDNSVLDFFPPIRSQGSIGSCTAWATTYYQLSHTVALMYGWDAKHSTDNTRLFSPKWTYNFINNGVDEGSYISSAYSLLARQGATSWANIPYDSNYTAWPVDPAVWRGALPFRANPVQYISQVSTPDGLQRVKELLANGYVLVYGTYVNSWQSMSIKNDPSTPDDDAFAGKYVTYWQNGYNGSHAMTIVGYDDTIWADINKNNVVDPGEKGALRIANSWGTGWNEGGFTWMAYDALRAVSAVTGGPSTGRVPIFQGDSVYHLTVRPNYTPKLVAEVKVNHLRRNQLALTLGFTEVGFGMPVSAFQDAVAWAGEGRGFLVGAGEEDAGRPGGQGGGSTGEQDAGQGGGRDSGAVDAGPVDPTVWNSTTVWYTGGARAFNGSTSAAVDATFVFDFTDLLPATLAEKRFLVRMTDSAVGDPAVLKSFRIVDVASGDFAVASLDAPLTVDAATGFAHVDYTRVNRPPVISSALPAGRVKLGPAGSVELAVLAEDADGQVLSYAWSVDGASVGSNTASFTYAPTAVGTHSVRVAVSDGVGGVTLQHWSVALNARPLANSQSATLTEDSSKAFALTAFDADGDLLTWTVVDPPAHGTLSGSLPSPLYRPELNYAGTDSFTFQAHDGMESSPLAVATLTVTPVNDAPTVRITSPAHGSAFAAPATVTFEVAASDVEGPVSRVELYQGSTKLGEDSEAPFTFQLDGLVAATYILSAKAYDASGAVTTSSSIYVYVQSPTVSVSASDATGAEPGTDIGRFTLTRSGGVSGQVLTVRYGLTGTATSGADFTALSGAVTMPAGVNSVSVDVLPVDDADVEGKETVVLTVAPDPTYKLGTTASGTVTLLDNELPVVTVSAADSLGAEPGTDTARFSVARTGPTTSALTVRYALAGTAAETDYVALPGTVTIPAGVASANVVLTALDDALVEGKETVILTLLEDAAYQVHTSASATVSLLDDEQPVVTVTATDAEAAEPSNPGAFTVSRTGPTQASLTVLLAVSGSASSTSDYQPLATSVVIPEGAASAVLVVQPADDVLVEGKEAVTVTLVADVSYQLATSTAATVNLFDDEKPELRITATDSAAGEANANGGLFSVTAVPAPRSDLPISFTVTGTATQGTDYAALTSPLTLPAGVTSVGLPVAPIDDAVKEGSETVVVTLTATAGYTLGTSGATVTLSDND
- a CDS encoding alpha/beta hydrolase family esterase; its protein translation is MSMSRSVGALARMLLVCLAIFTGAPAQAGAWVAGAHGGRSFQLWVPEGYQAGAQLPLVVALHGCLQNPDQFAGLTRLNVKADAEKFLVLYPNQALFANPTQCWNFMLGSNQERGTGEPALIVGMVDLVKQHYAVDARRVYIGGVSAGAVMAGTLLACYSDVFAAGMVGAGAMYKAATTISGTAWAMSFGSIYHPDDRGRDAWVCSGRPRRTVPVLVMHGTEDDVVNPINGEQAVRQFLQTSDYGDDGVSNDSVRYVPTWTGSASVPGGRTYTVKDYVYGGELLARHFEVRGMGHAWPGGDSRYPFADPSGPDATTFMWDFFRQHALDAP
- a CDS encoding LysM peptidoglycan-binding domain-containing protein, translating into MSTYRIRSGDTLSALATRFKTSVSALAKANNISNPNLIIAGKTLRIPGHGGKDSFEGTKGGTKSSGGTKSSGGTKGGGKTEGSSGASAPGKATPAMRKLAEAGRAAAMSIGGYNSQGLCATGVSKAIQNAFGFKVWGNGNQIDNNLPRDKFKQVNMSLEEALKIPGLVLTWEKTSTAAGSKYGHTAITTGDGRSSVSDFIERNTLGAGGRTGLKIFMPTM
- a CDS encoding TetR/AcrR family transcriptional regulator; this encodes MSLPPRSRLRAQHASLPPSAAPEGTRRRILETALQLFASKGFHDTSIRDLAAVLELRPSALYAHFPSKDHVLAELVRIGHEALHEVLRTALLDAGSEPAEQVRALVRAHTRAHAEHPQLALVVNEEFYALTPELAAPAQALREQSAALLMEVIERGVSKGRFAPPHPLVAARAIAAMGVRLPYWYEPGGALDIDTLADAHAELALRMLGVPSRKK